The Misgurnus anguillicaudatus chromosome 21, ASM2758022v2, whole genome shotgun sequence genome includes a window with the following:
- the LOC129453586 gene encoding uncharacterized protein isoform X1 — MIFIESKMKKLIYLILLSVLVSIPGSFEVNLARKGTATQSSSVTAAQYAIDGLRSTASYCSITGRELSPWWRLDLLDYYGISTVVITTSESRAFLTNGAEIHIGNSTENNGNNNPICAVTSGFEIGQTISYSCGVMVGRYINVVMTGLTDYLTLCEVEVYETENVALSSAAIQSSTYYPFVPQNAIDGIRYGKGDASYCAVTAHQSDPWLSLDLQYEYEIGTVIITARSDCCAAQTNGAEIRIGNSTENYGNNNPKCAVTSGFQVGETISYSCNGMEGRYVNVVMTGLRSNLSLCEVEVYGKRHYIKSTLRLKLVSSVNATAMSDEILNQLESALSLHNSDFTLSWKQIPYKEEVKKHNITQNIPGKYIKGLGSEIP; from the exons ATGATCTTTATAGAGTCAAAGATGAAGAAACTCATTTACCTGATTTTACTTTCTG TTCTTGTTTCCATTCCGGGTAGTTTTGAAG TGAATTTAGCACGTAAAGGAACAGCGACACAATCATCCTCAGTAACTGCGGCTCAATACGCTATAGATGGTTTAAGATCTACTGCATCATACTGCTCCATTACTGGACGTGAATTGAGTCCATGGTGGAGGTTGGATCTCTTGGATTATTATGGGATTAGTACAGTAGTCATCACTACATCAGAAAGTCGTGCGTTTCTAACCAATGGAGCAGAGATTCATATCGGAAACTCCACTGAAAACAATGGAAACAACAATCCCAT ATGTGCTGTAACTTCAGGTTTTGAAATTGGTCAAACTATCAGTTACTCATGTGGTGTAATGGTGGGACGTTATATAAATGTGGTCATGACTGGACTTACAGATTATCTCACTCTCTGTGAGGTTGAGGTCTATGAAACAG AGAATGTGGCTCTAAGTTCAGCAGCTATACAATCATCCACATATTACCCCTTTGTACCTCAAAATGCTATAGATGGTATAAGATATGGAAAAGGTGACGCTTCATACTGTGCCGTTACTGCACATCAAAGTGACCCATGGTTGAGTTTGGATCTTCAGTATGAATATGAGATTGGTACAGTAATCATCACTGCTAGATCAGACTGTTGTGCGGCTCAAACCAATGGAGCAGAGATTCGGATTGGAAACTCCACTGAAAACTATGGAAACAACAATCCCAA ATGTGCTGTAACTTCAGGTTTTCAAGTTGGTGAAACTATCAGTTACTCATGTAATGGAATGGAGGGTCGCTATGTAAATGTGGTCATGACTGGACTTCGTTccaatctctctctctgtgaagTGGAGGTCTACGGAAAAC gTCATTATATAAAAAGCACTTTGAGACTGAAATTGGTCTCCAGTGTTAATGCAACAGCTATGAGTGATGAAATCCTCAACCAG TTGGAGTCTGCTCTGTCTCTACACAACTCTGATTTTACACTGTCCTGGAAACAAATCCCTTATAAAGAGGAAGTGAAAAAACATAACATCACGCAGAACATCCCAGGCAAGTACATAAAAGGTCTTGGATCTGAAATTCCCTGA
- the LOC129453586 gene encoding uncharacterized protein isoform X2 gives MIIIESKMEKLIHLILLSVLVSIPGSFEVNLARKGTATQSSSVTAAQYAIDGLRSTASYCSITGRELSPWWRLDLLDYYGISTVVITTSESRAFLTNGAEIHIGNSTENNGNNNPICAVTSGFEIGQTISYSCGVMVGRYINVVMTGLTDYLTLCEVEVYETENVALSSAAIQSSTYYPFVPQNAIDGIRYGKGDASYCAVTAHQSDPWLSLDLQYEYEIGTVIITARSDCCAAQTNGAEIRIGNSTENYGNNNPKCAVTSGFQVGETISYSCNGMEGRYVNVVMTGLRSNLSLCEVEVYGKRHYIKSTLRLKLVSSVNATAMSDEILNQLESALSLHNSDFTLSWKQIPYKEEVKKHNITQNIPGKYIKGLGSEIP, from the exons TTCTTGTTTCCATTCCGGGTAGTTTTGAAG TGAATTTAGCACGTAAAGGAACAGCGACACAATCATCCTCAGTAACTGCGGCTCAATACGCTATAGATGGTTTAAGATCTACTGCATCATACTGCTCCATTACTGGACGTGAATTGAGTCCATGGTGGAGGTTGGATCTCTTGGATTATTATGGGATTAGTACAGTAGTCATCACTACATCAGAAAGTCGTGCGTTTCTAACCAATGGAGCAGAGATTCATATCGGAAACTCCACTGAAAACAATGGAAACAACAATCCCAT ATGTGCTGTAACTTCAGGTTTTGAAATTGGTCAAACTATCAGTTACTCATGTGGTGTAATGGTGGGACGTTATATAAATGTGGTCATGACTGGACTTACAGATTATCTCACTCTCTGTGAGGTTGAGGTCTATGAAACAG AGAATGTGGCTCTAAGTTCAGCAGCTATACAATCATCCACATATTACCCCTTTGTACCTCAAAATGCTATAGATGGTATAAGATATGGAAAAGGTGACGCTTCATACTGTGCCGTTACTGCACATCAAAGTGACCCATGGTTGAGTTTGGATCTTCAGTATGAATATGAGATTGGTACAGTAATCATCACTGCTAGATCAGACTGTTGTGCGGCTCAAACCAATGGAGCAGAGATTCGGATTGGAAACTCCACTGAAAACTATGGAAACAACAATCCCAA ATGTGCTGTAACTTCAGGTTTTCAAGTTGGTGAAACTATCAGTTACTCATGTAATGGAATGGAGGGTCGCTATGTAAATGTGGTCATGACTGGACTTCGTTccaatctctctctctgtgaagTGGAGGTCTACGGAAAAC gTCATTATATAAAAAGCACTTTGAGACTGAAATTGGTCTCCAGTGTTAATGCAACAGCTATGAGTGATGAAATCCTCAACCAG TTGGAGTCTGCTCTGTCTCTACACAACTCTGATTTTACACTGTCCTGGAAACAAATCCCTTATAAAGAGGAAGTGAAAAAACATAACATCACGCAGAACATCCCAGGCAAGTACATAAAAGGTCTTGGATCTGAAATTCCCTGA